The proteins below come from a single Esox lucius isolate fEsoLuc1 chromosome 7, fEsoLuc1.pri, whole genome shotgun sequence genomic window:
- the pho gene encoding phoenix: MEEKDEHCRLDSESVYEAESDEHSSQIVLETPDLVIVKEISEYFEASINGQKHMLSHPVTDHESSADSDSADSLFITQAPVSLAVRSVRRDHSSKTLDSSCSVESEEEAWAEDGPVPSQRKQQVSPAVKHPKRKAEKPGLKKYSFPFLERVYRGKRLSSRERAYRNTHLPLRKSVTFARSAIGGFFRCIKTLKKFSKGKATLALGLPKRHLDDEGELSPLSEQEKECDNSDDDIRVVDNCLFTPFLKKTNRQPWHNPFPEASKASSFKIQELCKGKTHLPSVKQTPLWEDKTPKQSFSLQNKSQKDNISKKRINPKSGSRVMRDSSHRSHNETDAEEPEIDVADSIDGQEENANRDISLTDWDTVTSIELFSEESEDEDISRKHLAVETRSPNNEVQESDHQNQTREREAEPEFRGLHLSLTEQAITNIAVRAEGQKKKQKAKKKFRGSENDQSMDETVGQPPCLEVQKDQDLVSSAGTDAILGGQASEISQDNISHSVSGEVIMPQKKKRNKESRRESHRNDEEMVTRQDQNAKLLSRGEGAAIVLRDDKQLKKKKKKKKDKNSIAHDTSENEHLDKLNSESHVDEAIGIQKERHFSVPPIYDETNLQVNTEICQKTIESSIVQYAELIDQKKHKTISDMEGSLAQINSAVSLLKIKKRKKERNSFCSNETAGNYSEMTPLSASILYPFDEISELKKMRKHEENQNLHTPKQKTERSEDMITRKKKKKKKKKKRKYSLDNDTVVVLQEDKTEQHHDTLQSAVSDTTDTFPQRKKKSEDKDLTIPLNATENNQKDHTPSQSLVSETDEITSPRKSKTKRERSKNNCPINHVDTAAPLDKESIVLEEWEESVLTPVDIVSQRKSKKKSGTHVQPGDRLNHGVAQLPQRNKNPAQNPSLEGKTDNLDVMEVRLDEASAVISSNSKKRKTKRKTSDEAYPDNNSSAMLTEAI; encoded by the exons atggAAGAAAAGGATGAGCACTGCCGGTTAGACTCAGAAAGCGTTTATGAAGCAGAATCAGATGAACATTCATCCCAGATAGTTCTGGAGACCCCCGATCTGGTAATTGTGAAAGAAATTTCAGAATATTTCGAGGCTTCGATTAATGGTCAGAAACACATGTTGTCTCATCCTGTCACTGACCATGAGTCTTCAGCCGACAG TGACTCCGCGGACAGCCTGTTCATAACTCAAGCACCAGTGTCTTTGGCCGTGAGGTCTGTGAGGAGAGATCACTCTAGCAAGACGTTAGACTCCTCATGTTCTGTAGAATCAGAGGAGGAAGCATGGGCAGAAGATGGACCTGTCCCTTCCCAAAGGAAGCAGCAAGTCTCACCTGCTGTGAAACATCCCAAGAGGAAAGCAGAGAAACCTGGACTGAAAAAGTACTCCTTTCCCTTCCTGGAGAGGGTATACAGAGGCAAAAGACTATCTAGTCGGGAAAGAGCATACAGAAACACTCACCTACCTCTACGGAAGAGTGTGACCTTTGCG AGGTCAGCAATTGGAGGATTTTTTAGATGCATCAAAACCCTGAAGAAGTTTTCTAAAGGAAAAGCAACTTTAGCCCTCGGTTTACCAAAGAGACATCTGGATGACGAAGGAGAACTCTCTCCACTGTCAGA ACAGGAGAAGGAATGTGACAATAGTGATGATGACATCAGAGTGGTG GACAATTGCCTTTTTACACCATTTctgaagaaaacaaatagacaacCTTGGCATAATCCATTCCCTGAAGCCAGCAAAGCCTCCTCCTTTAAGATACAGGAACTGTGCAAAGGGAAAACACATCTCCCAAGTGTAAAACAAACTCCTTTATGGGAAGACAAAACACCAAAGCAGAGCTTTTCATTGCAAAACAAGTCACAGAAAgataacatttccaaaaagaGGATTAACCCAAAATCAGGAAGTCGTGTGATGAGAGATTCATCTCATCGGAGTCACAATGAGACTGATGCAGAAGAACCTGAGATAGATGTTGCTGACAGTATAGATGGACAGGAAGAAAATGCCAACAGAGATATTTCATTGACAGACTGGGACACAGTTACAAGTATAGAACTTTTCAGTGAGGAATCTGAGGATGAAGACATAAGTAGGAAACATCTGGCCGTGGAGACACGTTCCCCTAATAATGAAGTGCAGGAAAGTGACCACCAGAACCAGACTAGAGAAAGAGAGGCGGAACCTGAATTTAGAGGTCTCCACCTCTCATTAACAGAGCAAGCCATCACAAATATTGCTGTTAGGGCCGAAGGCCAGAAGAAAAAGCAGAAGGCGAAAAAGAAGTTCAGGGGGAGCGAAAATGATCAAAGTATGGATGAGACAGTTGGTCAACCTCCCTGTCTAGAAGTTCAAAAGGATCAGGATCTAGTCAGCTCTGCGGGTACAGACGCCATACTGGGAGGACAGGCTTCTGAGATCAGCCAGGATAATATCAGCCATTCTGTGTCAGGTGAAGTGATTATGCCacagaaaaagaagagaaacaAGGAGAGTAGGAGGGAGTCACACCGTAATGATGAAGAAATGGTCACAAGACAGGACCAAAATGCCAAGCTATTATCCCGTGGTGAAGGGGCAGCAATAGTTCTGAGGGATgacaaacaactgaagaaaaaaaagaaaaagaaaaaggataaGAATTCCATAGCACATGACACATCTGAAAATGAACACTTAGATAAACTGAATTCAGAGTCACACGTAGACGAGGCTATAGGAATCCAAAAAGAAAGACACTTTTCAGTCCCCCCAATATATGATGAGACAAACCTACAGGTAAATACTGAGATATGCCAGAAAACAATTGAGAGTTCTATAGTCCAATATGCTGAATTAATAGACCAGAAGAAGCATAAAACTATTTCAGACATGGAGGGTTCTTTGGCGCAAATTAATAGTGCAGTTTCTCTTCTAAAAATTAAAAAGCgtaaaaaggaaagaaattctTTCTGCAGTAATGAGACTGCAGGAAATTATTCCGAAATGACACCTCTTAGTGCAAGCATTTTATATCCATTTGATGAAATCAGTGAACTGAAGAAAATGCGCAAACATGAGGAAAACCAGAATTTGCACACACCAAAACAGAAGACTGAGAGGTCTGAAGACATGATTAcaaggaagaagaagaagaagaagaagaagaagaagaggaaataTTCCCTTGACAATGACACCGTAGTTGTACTTCAAGAGGATAAAACTGAACAACACCATGACACTCTCCAAAGTGCTGTGTCTGACACCACTGACACATTTCCacaaagaaagaagaaaagtgAGGATAAGGATTTAACAATACCTCTGAACGCAACAGAGAACAATCAAAAGGACCACACTCCATCTCAGAGTTTAGTATCTGAAACTGATGAGATCACAAGCCCAAGGAAAAgtaagacaaaaagagagagatctAAAAACAATTGTCCCATCAACCACGTGGATACAGCAGCTCCCCTGGACAAAGAGAGTATTGTCctggaggagtgggaggaaTCTGTATTGACGCCAGTTGACATTGTATCTCAGAGAAAATCAAAGAAAAAGTCTGGCACCCATGTCCAACCTGGGGATAGACTAAATCATGGTGTAGCTCAACTACCCCAGAGGAACAAAAATCCTGCTCAAAATCCTAGCCTGGAAGGAAAGACTGACAACTTGGATGTAATGGAAGTGAGACTGGACGAGGCAAGTGCCGTTATATCCTCCAATAGCAAGAAGAGAAAGACGAAGAGGAAAACCTCTGATGAAGCATATCCAGATAATAATAGCTCTGCAATGTTAACTGAAGCGATTTAG